From the Leptospira biflexa serovar Patoc strain 'Patoc 1 (Paris)' genome, one window contains:
- the perRA gene encoding peroxide-responsive transcriptional repressor PerRA, which yields MDLSYQKTKELLESHGIRPTSQRLEMAHLLLEKHQHLFAEEVFHLVNTHFPHASRATIFNNLKLFAEKGLLGTLELKSGVTHFDSNTGVHHHALDENSGEIIDIELEKTLEEKVLSELKESYFQKTGKHLQNPKLVITLRGK from the coding sequence ATGGATCTTAGTTACCAAAAAACAAAGGAACTTCTGGAGTCCCATGGAATCCGGCCCACGTCGCAACGTTTGGAAATGGCCCACCTCCTCCTTGAGAAACACCAACATTTGTTTGCGGAAGAAGTGTTCCATTTGGTAAACACTCATTTTCCACACGCATCACGTGCGACGATTTTTAATAATCTGAAATTATTTGCGGAGAAGGGACTTCTAGGAACTTTGGAACTCAAGTCTGGTGTGACTCATTTTGATTCCAATACAGGAGTCCACCACCATGCTTTGGATGAAAATTCGGGTGAGATCATTGACATTGAACTCGAAAAAACTTTGGAAGAAAAAGTATTATCGGAACTCAAGGAAAGTTATTTTCAAAAAACGGGTAAACATCTCCAAAACCCAAAACTTGTCATTACCCTCAGAGGAAAATAA
- a CDS encoding LIC11742 family lipoprotein, whose amino-acid sequence MKKIIFRILPLLLVGSFFGNCIYTELRSPGLAANMTQYVMNSDDYQIIGPVETQGEYVSWFLLVLTGETGYSDLLKQAREKGGDDIINYRFELRQKSILLIVWNRVIWNASALAIKYKDKIKK is encoded by the coding sequence ATGAAAAAAATCATATTTCGCATTTTACCGCTTTTGTTAGTCGGTTCGTTTTTCGGGAATTGTATTTATACAGAATTACGAAGTCCTGGACTTGCAGCTAACATGACACAATACGTGATGAATTCTGATGACTACCAAATCATTGGTCCAGTAGAAACTCAAGGTGAGTATGTATCTTGGTTCTTACTCGTGTTAACGGGAGAAACTGGTTATAGCGATTTGTTAAAACAAGCCAGAGAAAAAGGTGGAGACGATATCATCAACTATCGATTTGAATTGCGTCAAAAAAGTATATTACTCATTGTTTGGAACCGAGTGATCTGGAATGCGTCGGCGCTTGCCATCAAATATAAAGATAAAATTAAAAAGTAA
- a CDS encoding ketopantoate reductase family protein, which yields MNDFFPSIAICGIGSVTVTIVHAFHQNKVPFKILCKDQTRFDFLKEKPIQFKDPDGKIIKIDLGDHLTLIQDSKDKFDFIFLGCKNQSLNEYLSITENALDSNGKWILIQNGLPETHFPNLMEKLIGGVVGWNTQVLSDGTYFQSNPGSLILGGCNQTKLNPIWPSLLHPWIEVKLTEEILGYRWHKLAINAIINGLAASKQLSLGQLFLNEEGRKEAISILTEVKQLMFFLKIKEGVVPGSVPIHKLGDGKGALPVWIRHLILIFLGLKYFKIRTSMVQDLDHKRKTEINYINGEIVKIAGLHKIPVPANLKVLNEVLKLESE from the coding sequence ATGAATGATTTTTTTCCTTCAATCGCCATTTGTGGAATTGGCTCAGTCACAGTTACCATCGTCCACGCCTTCCACCAAAACAAGGTTCCTTTCAAAATTCTCTGTAAGGACCAAACTCGATTCGATTTCTTAAAAGAAAAACCCATTCAATTCAAAGACCCTGATGGAAAGATAATCAAAATTGATTTAGGAGATCATTTAACATTAATTCAAGATTCTAAGGATAAATTTGATTTTATTTTTCTTGGATGTAAAAATCAGTCACTAAACGAATACCTTTCCATCACAGAAAATGCTTTAGACAGTAATGGGAAATGGATTTTGATTCAAAACGGTTTGCCGGAAACTCATTTTCCAAATCTAATGGAGAAACTGATTGGTGGTGTTGTCGGATGGAATACACAAGTCTTATCAGATGGAACCTACTTCCAATCAAATCCTGGAAGTTTGATACTAGGTGGATGTAACCAAACAAAACTTAATCCAATTTGGCCCTCGTTACTCCATCCTTGGATTGAGGTGAAACTCACAGAAGAAATACTAGGTTACAGATGGCATAAACTTGCCATCAATGCGATCATCAATGGTCTTGCTGCTTCAAAACAACTCAGCTTAGGACAGTTGTTTTTGAATGAAGAAGGTAGAAAAGAAGCGATTTCAATTCTAACAGAAGTCAAACAGCTGATGTTTTTTCTCAAGATAAAAGAGGGAGTTGTCCCAGGATCTGTCCCCATACATAAATTAGGCGATGGAAAGGGTGCTTTACCTGTTTGGATCAGACATTTGATTCTTATATTTCTTGGACTCAAATATTTTAAAATTAGAACGTCTATGGTACAAGACTTAGACCATAAACGAAAAACCGAAATCAATTATATCAATGGAGAAATTGTGAAGATCGCGGGTTTACATAAAATCCCAGTTCCCGCAAATTTAAAGGTTTTAAACGAAGTCTTAAAACTAGAAAGTGAGTGA
- a CDS encoding winged helix-turn-helix transcriptional regulator encodes MTKELKRKPKETTKKNGQWTFLSNHSHVLICLSKDPEMRLKDVAVLVGITERAVQTIVKDLVDASILQKSKDGRRNQYIIQSDQKLRHPLEANHSISELLKLGK; translated from the coding sequence ATGACAAAAGAACTAAAACGAAAACCGAAAGAGACTACAAAAAAAAATGGTCAGTGGACGTTTTTATCCAATCATTCACATGTTCTCATCTGTTTGAGTAAAGACCCTGAAATGCGCTTAAAAGATGTAGCCGTCCTCGTTGGAATCACAGAAAGAGCAGTGCAAACAATTGTTAAAGATTTGGTGGATGCCTCCATTCTCCAGAAAAGTAAAGATGGACGTAGAAACCAATACATCATCCAATCGGATCAAAAACTTCGCCACCCCTTGGAAGCAAACCATTCCATATCTGAACTCTTAAAATTAGGAAAGTGA
- a CDS encoding DoxX family membrane protein: MKKFFMYSLAIFYIVAGTNHFLSPEFYLEMMPDYLPFHELLNVTSGLSEITLGLLVLYERMRKLACYGIILLLLAIYPANINMLLEALDGKDFGVPIWALYVRLPFQFLFIYWAWVVRDFKWSEST, encoded by the coding sequence ATGAAAAAATTTTTCATGTATTCCCTTGCCATTTTTTATATAGTCGCCGGCACCAATCATTTCCTCTCACCCGAATTTTATTTAGAAATGATGCCCGATTATTTACCCTTTCACGAATTACTCAATGTGACCAGTGGGCTTTCTGAAATCACGCTCGGTCTTTTAGTATTGTATGAACGAATGAGAAAATTGGCATGTTATGGAATTATTTTACTCTTACTTGCGATTTATCCTGCCAATATCAACATGCTACTCGAAGCCTTAGATGGTAAGGATTTTGGAGTCCCAATTTGGGCATTATATGTTCGATTGCCTTTTCAATTTTTGTTTATCTATTGGGCTTGGGTTGTACGCGATTTTAAATGGTCCGAATCAACTTAA